The following proteins are co-located in the Pomacea canaliculata isolate SZHN2017 linkage group LG8, ASM307304v1, whole genome shotgun sequence genome:
- the LOC112571222 gene encoding delta-like protein D: MFSRAASAGILTNTPDAELFLAVLACVCFRNSGAETGLCESSPCQNGGVCNQVLTTYYCYCPDTYDGRDCQIKLAHPKHVSCKSSPCINGGTCHQLTHTYYCECPSNYRGSNCESKLEPREHCQSSPCKNGGTCYDLLFTYYCECPRHYHGNDCQIREVLQKHSCDSSPCKNGGTCQELDFTYRCVCREGFLGLNCEVENVLADYCSSIPCQNGGVCHNTELFRYICVCTKDYRGRNCELKKHSTPTPFVEHHGEGGFYPLDDPRAVSAVATAGIYSGVALGCVGVVLIIFLFWRRKCVMLAMCYDTSDDTPANPQDHPSNGGRPPEYSSLLPPAVPAPEDMPQRDYTAAVAGGSGSDSGGASGVGRDRPPSYRTATQVLLPHACVARSRQTQWGWTVVKCGAQEDGVHGCDRMLLQDASTQAPPVCRTVPEDIVIDDSDSEPPPSYEEAIRDSNVT; this comes from the exons ATGTTTTCTCGTGCTGCAAGCGCGGGCATCTTAACGAACACGCCGGACGCTGAGCTATTTTTAGCCGTGCTCGCATGCGTTTGCTTCAGGAACTCAG GGGCGGAGACTGGTCTCTGCGAGTCATCCCCCTGTCAGAATGGCGGAGTGTGCAACCAGGTGCTGACCACTTACTACTGCTACTGTCCGGACACCTACGATGGCCGTGACTGCCAAATCAAGCTCG CCCACCCGAAGCACGTCTCCTGCAAGTCGTCTCCTTGCATCAACGGGGGCACGTGCCACCAACTGACGCACACCTACTATTGCGAGTGCCCCAGCAACTACCGCGGCTCCAACTGCGAAAGCAAACTCG AACCAAGGGAGCACTGCCAGTCCTCGCCGTGTAAAAATGGCGGCACGTGTTACGACTTGTTGTTCACCTACTACTGTGAGTGCCCTCGCCACTACCACGGCAACGACTGTCAGATTCGAGAAG TGCTTCAGAAACACTCCTGTGACTCCTCCCCGTGCAAAAACGGCGGCACGTGCCAGGAACTGGACTTCACCTATCGCTGCGTGTGTCGCGAGGGCTTCCTGGGTCTTAACTGCGAAGTAGAAAACG TGTTAGCAGACTACTGTTCCTCGATTCCGTGTCAGAACGGAGGTGTGTGCCACAACACGGAGCTTTTCCGGTACATCTGTGTCTGTACCAAGGACTATCGCGGACGGAACTGTGAACTCAAGAAGC ACTCGACACCAACCCCGTTTGTTGAACACCATGGTGAAGGAGGCTTCTACCCGCTGGACGACCCACGAGCGGTGTCAGCCGTGGCCACAGCCGGAATCTACTCTGGCGTGGCTCTGGGCTGCGTGGGTGTGGTGctcatcatcttcctcttttGGCGCCGGAAGTGCGTCATGTTGGCCATGTGCTACGATACCTCTGACGACACCCCGGCAAACCCACAGGATCACCCTAGCAACGGCGGCCGCCCTCCAGAGTACAGCAGCCTGCTACCTCCTGCTGTACCCGCTCCGGAAGACATGCCGCAGCGCGACTACACGGCGGCTGTCGCCGGCGGCAGCGGCAGCGACAGCGGCGGGGCCAGCGGAGTAGGGAGGGATCGGCCCCCGTCGTACCGCACCGCGACGCAGGTGTTGCTGCCCCACGCGTGTGTCGCACGTTCGCGGCAGACGCAGTGGGGCTGGACCGTCGTTAAGTGCGGGGCCCAGGAAGATGGCGTCCATGGCTGTGACCGGATGCTGCTGCAGGACGCGTCCACGCAGGCGCCACCGGTCTGCCGCACAGTGCCAGAAGACATCGTCATCGATGACAGCGACAGCGAACCGCCCCCGTCCTACGAGGAGGCCATACGTGATTCGAACGTGACGTAG